A stretch of DNA from Sulfurovum zhangzhouensis:
AAAAGTGACGTGATGGACTATAAAGCCTTTCTCCAAAGCGAGATACGATCCAACTATGCCAGATTGAATGAGGCATACCGTATTTACCGTATTATCCAAGAAAAAAGTTTACCGCAGCTCTCCCATATGCTTGAACTTCAGGCTTCTGCGATAAAAGAAGGTGCTGATCTTTTCACTTATACACAAACTCTCGAACAACAACTTGCTTTAGAAGAAGAGAGCCTCTCTATCAAGGCTGAATATCTTCGTACCAAAGCCACACTCCATGCACTTATAGGAGAGATATAAATGTACCGCTCTTTGATCATACTCATCATGTTCACACTCACATTTTCAATGCAAGCTGAAGAGCTGAAACAAACACCAGAGAAAACCAGCGAAAAACCTCGCGAACAGATACAACCTACGGTCAGTCAACTTTTCAACGTAACTACTGTCAAAGTCAAAAAAGGGTCTATTGCCCCTAAAAAGACCTATTACGGCTATGTAGTTGCCGATGATGCATTGATGACAGATATCGTAGCTTGGTATTCAGGATTTGTTGAAATGTTGTATACCAATCAAAGGTATCAACGGGTCAACAAGGGAGAAGCCCTTGCAAAAGTATACGCACCTGAGGTTTACAAAGCAAAGCAGGACTATCTCAACTCTTTAAGGTTCGGGGATAAACATCCATCTCCCGAGATGATAAAAAGTGCGAGAGACAAACTGGAACTTCTGGGAGTCGATCCTAAAGAGATAGTATCGATCGAACAAACCAGAAGAGTAGATACAATGACAACCATATATGCTCCCGTGAGCGGATGGATCGTAGAGAAACACATCAATAACGGTTCTGCATTCAAAACCATGAACACGCTCTTCACCATTGTCGACCTGGAACATGTCTGGGTTGAGATGAAACTGTACCAGGATGATCTAGAGAACCTTAAAGAGCTGAACCACTTCACTATAAAGATCAAGGGGATCAACAACACCTTTCAAGCCAAGAAGTCTCTGCTCTATCCTATGATAAACCCTAAAGAAAGCACTGCCACCTTGCGTTTAACACTTCAAAATCCCAATGATATTTTAATGCCGGGAATGTATGCGACCATCAGTGCAGCGGCATCACAAAGTACACAGCTTCTCATTCCCCGCACTGCAGCAATAAGAAAAAACGGCAGTTGGTATGCATTTTTGGCCACAGAGTTTAAAGGGGAGTATGAGCCTGTCAAGATCGAGCTTAAACCGCTTGATGACCAATACTTTATTGTGACACAAGGTTTAGATGAGGGAGAGAGTATTGTAAATAATGCGCTATTTATGATGGATTCAGATGCCCAGATCAATAGTTTATATTAGGACGAAGTAATGATTGAGAAATTGATAGCAGCCAGTGTCAAGAACCGTTTTTTGATTCTCATGGCGGTACTTTTTATGATCATAGGATCCGTCTGGTCTATGAAGCATACACCTCTGGATGCCCTCCCGGACCTTTCACCACCGCAGGTGATCGTGAAGGTAAATTGGAAAGGACAAAGCCCGGAAATCATCGAGGATCAAGGAACTTATCCTTTGGTTTCACAATTCCTTGCTATTTCAGATATCAAGACAGTACGCGGATTCTCTACTTATGAGAATGCTCTGATCTATATAATTTTTAAAGAAGGAACTGACCTCTATTGGGCCCGTTCCAGAGTACTTGAACAGCTTGCCTCAGTGCAGAGCAAACTGCCCGACACTATGGAAGTTTCACTGGGACCGGACGCATCGGGGGTTGGATGGGCCTTTGAGTATGCACTGACCTCCAAAACCAAAACACTTGAAGAGTTACGTACGCTGCAGGACTACTATTATAAATACGGGCTGATGGGTGTTGATGGCGTAAGTGAAGTTGCGTCAATCGGCGGCTTTGTCCCAACGTACCAGGTAACGGTCAACAATGATGCACTGGCTCAGTATAGTCTCTCCATCAAAGATATCGCACGTACCCTAAAAGAGAATAACAACGATACAGGCGGCCGAATCGTGATACACAACGGTTATGAATGGATGGTACAGGCAAAGGGATATCTCAAAGATCTTGAAGAGATACGTAACCTTGTTATCACTACAAAAGGGGGAGTGCCTCTTACATTGGGGGATGTTGGACGTGTTGAGAAAGTGCCGATGGCAAGACGCGGGTTGGCAGATCTCAATGGTGAAGGAGAGGTCGTTGGAGGGATCGTCATGGTACGCTACGGTGAGGATGTTTACAGTGCCCTGGAACGCATCAAACAAAAGATGCAAGAGCTTAAAGTTGAGGGGGTGAATGTCGTCACGACTTATGACCGGTCCGAGCTGATCGGCAAAGCAGTGGATACGTTAAAAAGTACGCTGATTGAAGAGAGTATCATCGTAGTAGTGATCATCGGGCTGTTTTTAATGCATCTTCGCTCTTCTCTCATCACTCTGATCATCCTGCCTCTCACCATCGGTATGACCTTTTTACTGATGAAACTCTTTGGGATAGGATCGAACATTATGAGTCTTGGAGGGATCGCCATTGCTATCGGTGCAATGGTAGATGCTTCGATAGTCATGATTGAAAATGCCCATAAAGCGATACTCAAACGTCAAGAAGAACTGGGAAGCAAGCTTAGCCACCAGGAACGTATCGCTACGATCGTGAAGGCTGCACAGGTAGTAGGTAGACCGATCTTCTTTGCACTGGCACTGGTCGTAGTATCATTTTTACCTATCTTTGCACTCTCAGGTCAGGAGGGACTGCTTTTTACTCCGCTGGCCTATACTAAGACCTTCGCGATGACTGCGGGGGCATTGTTGTCAGTGACACTTGTTCCTGTGCTGATGATCTATATGGTCAGGGGAAAGATTATACCCGAATCCAAAAATCCTCTGAACCGTTTTTTTATCTGGCTCTATACCCCGATATTGACCTATGGACTCAAGTTCAAATACATCATCATTGCAGTTGCAACTCTATTGATATTCTTTACATTCTTGCTTTATCAAAAGCTGAATTGGGAGTTTATGCCGATGCTTGATGAACAGAGTGTGATGTATATGCCTGTCACACCTTACGGTATCTCTGTGGATCAAAGCAAAGCGCTGACACAAAAAACAGACCGGATACTCAAAAGCTTTCCGGAGGTTGAAACTGTTTTTGGTAAAGGGGGAAGAGCTGATACGGCAACCGACCCGGCACCGTTAGGAATGATAGAGACCATCATCACTTTCAAACCGAAAAATGAATGGAGAGAGGGGATGACAACCGAAAAATTGATAGCACAGATGGATGCAGCACTTCAGGTTCCGGGTCTTATCAATTCATGGACCTATCCTATCAGGGGACGTATCGATATGCTGCTTTCGGGTATCCGTACACCACTGGGGATCAAACTTTACGGTAAGGATGACAAAGGGCTTCAAGAGATTTCCAAGCAGATCGAAACAACGCTTCGTTCGCTTAACAGTACACAGTCAGTGATCGCTGACCAAGCAAGTGCAGGATATTTCATTGATATTAAGATCAATACCGAAGCACTTAAACGCTATGACATTGACAAATCATTGATCCTGGAATATGTCTCTACTGCGATCGGAGGAAAACAGATCACTACCATGTATAAAGATCTGGAACGTTATCCTGTTGCACTACGGTTTGAAGAGGATGAAAGACGTAACCTTGATGAGATACGAAATATTCAGATCAAAACACCATTGGGATTTGTACCGTTGAGGACCTTTGTCGATGTAGGATACCGTGAAAGCGCATCAGTCATCAAAAGTGAGATGGCAACACCCGTTACCTTCATCTCTATCACGCCAAAGATCGGTATGAGTGCTGTTACTTATAAAGAAGAAGCGATCAAAGCACTGGAAAAGATAAAATTGCCAGATGGATACTATATCCAATGGGCAGGGCAGTCTGAATACCTTGAGTCTGCCATGCAAAAAATCATATGGATCGTTCCCCTTGTATTGCTGCTGATCTTAGTTCTAATCTATTTTGCATTGCGTGCGCTGATACCATCCCTGATCGTATTTTTTACATTACCGTTTGCTCTTCTTGGCGGACTTATCTATATCGATATGTTGCAGTTTAATATGAGTATAGCAGTGATCGTAGGTTTCCTTGCTCTTTTGGGTGTAGCAGCAGAAACAGCCATCGTAATGATCGTTTATCTTAAAGAGAGTGTTGAACAGATGCGTTTAAAAGTGGGAGACCGCTTTGACCTGAAGTATTTGAATGATGCCATCTATGAAGGTGCGGTACAAAGGGTCAGACCAAAACTGATGACCGTATTTGCGATACTGGCAGGTCTGCTCCCTATCATGTATACACATGGTGTCGGCTCCGAAGTAATGCAGCGTATCGCAGCACCGATGATAGGAGGAATGATCAGTTCTGCCCTACTCAGTCTTCTACTGATACCGATCTTTTATGAGATATACGAGAAGATACAACTAAAGAAAACAAAAAAGGAATGATGATGAACCAAAGAACTGTATCGGTTCTAACACTGTTTGTATGTATCCTTCTATCAGGATGCAGCGATAAAGATAAGACAAAATCACTTAGCGAAAATGCTATGCAATGCGGACCGGGGAAATGTTCAGCAAGTATGATAGACGGTTCTACAGTACTGGTCAAAAAGAAAACGAATATTTTAGATCAATTAAAAGAAGATGACCCACGGAGAGCATGTGTAGTAGATGCAGAAACCACTAAAGAAGTTTATAATTGTGTGAGAGATGAAGCAACCGCAAGATTAAGTCTAGAAATGACGACAGCAGAGAAAGCTGTATCCAAAAATGAAACTTCTGAAATGAAATGTGCACCGGGAAAATGTAGTGCAGGGAAATAGATATAGGTTCATGATAATAAGATGTAAGAAAAATAAAAAATGATAACTTCTAAATTTGTTTTGAGTTTCAATTTATTGGTATTTATAAAGGATTAGTAAGTTTAAGTGGCCGGGAGAGGGGGATTCGAACCCCCGGAGGTGTTACCCTCACCGGTTTTCAAGACCGGCACATTCGACCACTCTGACATCTCCCGACTGTGTTAAGAAGAACAGAATTTTACCCCAAAAAGATAAAATTTAGTTTAATAAAGTTTTTTTCATCTAATTTTGATGAAAAATGGAGGCGCCACCCAGATTCGAACTGGGGATAGAAGCTTTGCAGGCTCCGGCCTTACCACTTGGCGATGGCGCCATTTTTCTTAAATGTTTTAGTGGTGCCCGGGGCCGGACTCGAACCGGCACGGTCGCAATGACCGGGGGATTTTAAGTCCCCTGTGTCTACCGATTTCACCACCCGGGCCTAATCGAACACCAATTTACATTCAATATTTATGGAGCGGGCGAACGGATTCGAACCGTCGACCCTAACCTTGGCAAGGTTATGCTCTACCCCTGAGCTACGCCCGCACTCCAAACAAATTTTCGAGATTATCCCAAAAATGGAGTGAGATTATAGCCTAAAACTTTTTTAATGTAAATAAAAAGTGGACAATTTTTTTAAAAAAATAATCTTTACCATGAGTTTTTGCATTTTTTGAGATGCAAAGTGCTATAATCGCCTAAAATAAAATCAATTCCTTACACTAATGGTTCTAAGCCATACGGCGGAGCTCTAGTAGAAGGAAGGCTTGGCAAGACATACTTGTCAATAAGGAGAATATCAATGATGAGAAGTGACGAAATAAAACTTGGATTCAGCAGAGCACCACACAGAAGCTTGCTTCGTGCAACAGGTGTAAAAGAAGAAGACTTCGATAAACCGTTCATCGGGGTTGCCAACTCATTTATCGAAATCATTCCGGGACACTTTTTCCTCAACAAAGTAGCTGAAGTGATCAAAGAAGAGATCCGTGCGAACGGATGTGTACCATTTGAATTTAACACCATCGGCGTAGATGATGGTATAGCAATGGGGCATGATGGTATGCTCTACTCTCTTCCAAGCCGTGAAATCATCGCTAACTCGGTTGAAACGGTGATGAATGCACACAAACTAGATGCAATGATCGCCATCCCTAACTGTGATAAGATCGTACCGGGGATGATCATGGGCGCACTTCGTGTGAATGTTCCAACTGTATTTGTTTCAGGTGGACCGATGCAAAAAGGTCATACCAAAGATGGTAAACCTATCGACCTTGCTTCTGCTTTTGAAGCTGTAGGTAAACACGAGACCGGAGAGATCTCAGACGAGGAACTTTACGATATCGAGTGTAATGCCTGCCCAAGCGGAGGAAGCTGTTCAGGGATGTTTACGGCAAACTCTATGAATACACTTATGGAAGCAATGGGTATTGCTCTACCGGGTAACGGTACGATCCTTGCACTCACACCTGAAAGAACAGAGCTTTACAAAAAAGCTGCTCGCCGTATCTGTCAGATCGCTAAGATGGAACAAGCAGAGCGTGAAAAGTTTAAGATCAGAAATATCTTGAATGAAAATGCCGTACGCAATGCATTTGCTGTAGATATGGCTATGGGAGGAAGTTCAAACACTGTACTTCATATGCTGGCAATCGCAAAAGAAGCAGAAGTAGACTTCAACCTTGAAGATATCAACACGATCTCTAAAAGAGTTTCACATATCGCCAAGATCTCTCCGTCACTCTCAACAGTACACATGGAAGATATTAATAAGGCCGGTGGTGTAAATGCGGTAATGCACGAGATGAAAAAGCGTGGAGATGACATTCTGGCTGACAACCTTTGTATCGGAGGAGAGACACTTTATGAGAAGATCCAGGATGCTAAGATCCTAGATACCAACATCATCCACACGATCGATAATCCTTACTCAGCGGTTGGTGGTCTTGCCATCCTGTATGGTAACCTTGCAGAGCAAGGTGCCGTGATCAAAACTGCAGGGATTACAGGAGATAGAGTATTCACCGGGACAGCAGTATGTTTCAACTCTCAGGATGAAGCGATCAAAGGGATCATCAACGGTAAGGTAAAAGCCGGAAATGTTGTCGTTATCCGTTATGAAGGACCAAAAGGCGGACCAGGTATGCAAGAGATGCTCAGCCCTACCAGCCTTATCATGGGTATGGGACTCGGTGACAAAGTTGCACTGATCACTGACGGTAGATTCTCTGGAGCAACCAGAGGGGCAAGTATCGGTCACGTGAGCCCTGAAGCGGCTGAAGGCGGGCTGATTGGTCTGCTTGAAGACGGTGATGAGATCTTCATTGATGTAGACAACTATATCCTTGAGGCAAAACTCACTTTTGAAGAGATCGCAGAGAGAAGAGATAGGTTTAAACCGATCGTTAAACCGCTTACCAGCAAATGGCTCAAGCAATATAGAGCACTCGTTACCAATGCAAGTTCAGGTGCTGTTTTAGAAGCTGAGTAAATTTACATTTTGACTTTAATGTCAGGGGTATATTCCCTTGACATTTACATCATCCCTCATACTTTCCCCCCCTCTAATACCTAAGCAGAACAAACAAACACCAAGGACAAAGGTCCTAAGAATTACAAGATGTAAACTTTTTACATGAAATAAGTAAGATGATTAAAAAGAGTAGAAGTTAAAAGACAGAAGCCACACAAAGGGCTTCCAGGGAAAGATTATTCGGGTCTTCTTGCACCCATATAGCGTTGAGAATAAAATGTTTTATCAAGACTTGTGATCACTACTTTTTTCTTTGCTGAAGACGCATGGATAAACTTGTTGTCTCCTACATAGATACCTACATGGTTAACATATCCTTTACGTCCTCTGGAAGTATCAAAAAAGATAAGATCACCTTTTTGCAGATCTGCTCTTTTGATAAATTTACCATACTTAGATTGCATAATAGAGGTTCTTGGGATATCAACCCCATTCTTTTTATAACAGTACTTTGTAAACCCTGAACAATCAAAGGTCCCTTTGTTTCCAGTAGCTCCCCATACATATCGGTTACCCAATTTAGTTTTAGCAACCTTTACAACATCGTCATTTGCGTCCTCTCCAAAGAAAATGTCTCCCAAATTAAAGACATCTTTTTTAGAGGGTTCTTGTTTCATATAGGTTGACTTCGGCAAACTTGCGAGCGTCTGTGCTAGTTTTCTTTCGCTTTTTGGAGTCGGAGTTGTATTCGTTGCAACTTTTACTGATTGTAGTGCAGGTACTTTAAGCGTCTGACCCGCTTTCAGTGTATTATCTTTAAGACCATTGAGTGATTTAAGTGTTGTCACATCCGTCTGATGATTTTTAGCGATAGTGTAGAGGGCATCACCGCTTTTAACTTTATATGTCGCTGTCGCTACAGCTTTTTGCGTACCCGGAACTTTTAATACTTTTCCGATCTTAAGTGTGTCACCCTTGTTAAGGCCATTGAGTTTACAGAGTTCTGTGACCGTAGTATGATTCGCTTTTGCGATAGAGTATAGATTTTCACCTTTTTTTATCTTATGCGTTTCAGCCGATGCATAAGTTGTAGCCAGGGAAGCCACTGCAAGTGAGATTAAAAATGTATGCAGTCTTTTCAAGTGTATTCCTTTCGCGTAAAATATGGTTTTTCCCCTTCCCTATATTTTTAAATATACAGTATGATACCAAGCTAGAGTTAATAAAAAATAAACCCAACTTTATATTTTACTTAAATGTTCTACGATATGATCTGCAACCCTGAATGCATTGGCATAGATCGTCCAGGTATAAGCAACAGAACCTCCTGTTGGCATAAAACTGGCATCTGCGACATAAAGATTGGGGATGTCATGGGACTGACAGTACTTGTTTAGCACAGAGGTTTTGGGATCATCACCGAAACGGCAGCCCCCGGCTATCAGGTTCTGCGGCGGCGTGGCAGTGATAGAACTGTAAATGTTTTTTGCCCCCATCTCTTTAAGTACATCTTCACATTTCTTGGCAATGTAGTTACCCACTTTAAGATCATGCGGGTGGTTTGCAACACGTAGTTTTCCTACAGGCATTCCATATTTGTCTTTGTAATTATCATCTACACTTACAAAACAGTCGTCATTGGGCAGCCAGTCATTAAATATCTCAAAACGGATACTCTTGCTCTCGGTAAAGCGTTTCTCGACTCTCTCTCCCAATGCTTTCCCCCATATCAACTTACCCTCTTCTTCATTGTTCTTACGGGCTCGGGAGATGATATTTTGATGTTCGAACATAAATTCAACTGAGCCACCCTTAAAAGTCCCGTCCCACCAATGATCTATATAGTACCAATCCAGGATCGATCGGTTAACAAAGAACCCTCTTTGCATCAAAGCTTCAAAACTTATCTCTTTAAGACTCTCCTTATGCAGTTCCCCCTGCCCTGACCCCCCAGCAGAGAAGATCAGGTTTTTCCCAAGCTCGCCGGAACTGTTGGACAAACCATGGGGGTGATGTTTGTTTTTTGAGTTAAAGAGTAACCTCGCGCTCTCATGAGCTTGTGCAGCCATGACAAAAATATCTGCTGAGATCTTGCTCTCTTTTCCTGTTAACGTGTCGATGATGACAGCTGAAGTCACCTTCTCTTCATTGCTCTCAAGGTACTTGACATAGGTATTACTCATCAATGTCAGCTTGCCTGTAGCCAGGGCAGGAAAAAGCAGTGCCTCCCTGGAGCTTCCCTTCGCTCCCGAACTACACCCATAACTTCCACAGAAATTGGAGTAGTAACATGCACTACGATGTCCCGAATCTTTAGAGAGCACAGCACGGGGAGTCACCAACGGCGTGATACCAAGCGTATGACAACTTTTGTCAAAGAGCTTTACAACCTCGTTCTCTTTGGTAGGAGGCTGAGGGAAGTCAGGAGTACTCCTCCATGGCTCAAATGGATGCTTCTTATACACTCCCGAAACTCCAACCACCTCTTCAGCCATCGTATAGTAAGGTTCCAGGTCATCATAAGAAATTGGCCAGTCTACTACATTGGCTCCCTCTATGGGACCATATTTACTTTTCAACCTGAAGTCATCAGGATGCATACGGTGAAACATACCACTCATCAGATTGGATGAACCTCCAACGATATTACCGTTCCAAAAACTCCATCCTGATTCATAGGTCGGCGTAGCCATCCATTTGCCGTCTATCTTCTCTTCTATCACATGATACTCATCAAACAAACTAGGCGTGACAATATCCCTGCGACAATAAGCCAGTTCATCTTTACTAAACTCTTCACGCCCTATCAAACGCCCTTTTTCAAGCATAGCCACCTTATAGCCTGCTTTACACAGCGTATATGCTACGGCCCCGCCACTGGCTCCTGATCCCACGATCACCACATCAAAACTGCTCATCCGTAGATATACCTTTGCTTTGGTCGAGGCAATCCTCCAAAGCTCTCTACCGCTTTCCATCCTTCTTGCACGATATTAGAACCGTATATTGGATCAGAGAAGATCGCTTCCATTGTCAAGGTCATGATACGTGCAAGCCAATTACTGCCATAACTTGTTTCCTCATAGCTTCGCAACACTCTCTCCTTTTCTGCACTGTCCATCGTCAAGAACTTACCTTCTGTACGTCTTTCCAGCTCTTGGGCACCTTCTATCACAAAGCGTCTGATATCCCTGTCATAGCTACTATGCGTAATTGTCTCCAGAAGAAAGGTGATCGTATTCATCGCTTTGGCTGAAGGAAGTTTGCTTTCTCGGGGGAACATATGCTGCTGTACTGCTGCGATAATAGGTTCTACTGCTTTCAACTCTTTAGACTCTATACTCACTCCTTGTGCTTGTATAGAGGTAGACAGCCCAACGACAGCACTGGTTACCAAAAAATCTCTTCGCGTCATTTTTTCTCTTTTATTGTAAAGTATTGATATTATCTTAAAGCACTTCTGTGTACTTCCGGTGGAGCTATAGCTCTACACATAAAGTACACAACTATCATATTATACTTTGAATGTCTAAAATCATAAAAAGGAGACGAAATGTTGAAAAATATGGTATTAACATTCTTAATAGGATTTGGAATATTGACACTTAGTGGGTGCACTGATAGTAAAGATGCGGATAACGCAAAAGGAAAATGCGAGAGCGCAAAAATAGTTAAAACAAAATGTGATGCAGGAAAATGTGATAATGCTACAAAGAAATAGTTAAACCTAAATCTAGGTGTAAGAACTCAATCGCCGATACGGATGGAAGGAGAGTATTATGATCACACATATCTATCCCAGAGCAAGGGAGATATTAAGTAGAGGGCAGGATTTCGCTCTTCTTTTTGCCAGGCTGACCGTAGCATATGGTTTTTATGGTCCTGCAATGAGAAAGTGGGCGGATATCGACGCTATCGCCATTTGGTTTGGAACATTAGGGATTCCCTTTCCTACACTCAATGCCTATATGGCTGCAAGTACCGAACTGTCAGGAGTTGTTCTGCTTACACTGGGACTTTTTACAAGACTGATCTCTCTGCCTTTAATTGTAGTAATGATCGTTGCTATCGTGACCGTACATCTGCCGCATGGCTTTGCTTCTGGAGATAACGGATTTGAGATTCCACTTTATTATATGTTATTTTTGGCTATTTTTGCTTCGTTCGGAGCTGGAAAGTTCAGTCTTGACTATCTCATTTTCGGTAAAGACAAATAACAGAAAGGTGTAAAATCATGAAATATCTCGTGATATCGTTCACTGTTTTGGTGCTTACTTTATCTGTGACACTAGCTACGGGGAATAATGAAGAGGAAAAATGCAAGAGCGGGGAATCGGCATATGACAAAAAAATATCGTGTAAGTGCGATGTTGATGAAAACAATAAGAGCAAAAATATACCTAACAAAGTCTCTCCTAAATGCGGTCAGGGGAAATGTGGAGAATAGCTTATACTTTTCCTCTTTCTCTTCGAACCTTATTTCCTCCTATTCGCTATCTTAAATTAAAATAGTACAATAATAAATTATTACTTGAAGGAGTCGACCATAAGAACGCTATTTCTATCTATCATTTTGATCTTGGCATTTAATGGATGCGAGTCTCAGAGCGAACGAGATTCCCGGATTGCAAAAGAGGCAAAAGCAGAACTGCTTGCAGAGCTCAAAGCAAAAGAGGAAGCCGAGAAAAAAGCACAGAAAATGTATGATGCCAACTCTACCCTGCTTCGTATGGGTATCTCTAAAAAAGATGGTGTAATCACAATCGATACCAACAAGACCAAAAACTTTTTTGATCATATGGGCAAACAGCTCACACACGAAGTAAAACGGTTCAAGAAAGAGTTTAATGAAGGAAAAGGTGCCGGAATCGAGGCCAATGAAACCGATATCCATATAGACTTGCATAAAACCGAGAACTTTCTAGAAAGATGGGGCGAACAGATGCAGGAGTTTGCCAATGATCTGGATGCCTTCTCGAAGGAATTGGATAACAATCAAACGACACCATAAAGGATATCTATGCAACAGATCGATATGAATTCCGATGAGTTTCAAGCAGAACTTGAGAAGACCTGGCAATTTGTCGAGAAGGTCAATAAGCAGTTTGGTTTCGTACAAAACCCCAATGAAGAGGTGAATGAGGGGGTAGCTATGGGGCTCGCTCGAAACAAACTTATCTACGGTAAACGTTTCTGCCCCTGTTTTATGGTGATAGGGCAGACCAAAGAGGAACAAAAAGCAGCGGACAACCGTATCTGTCCATGTAAACCTGCCCTTGAAAAAGAGATTCCTGAAGATGGACTCTGTCACTGCGGTATCTTCTGTACCCCAGAGTATGCTGCCTCACAACAGCTCAAAGATGCCGCCGAAGAGGTAGCACACACCCATTCACAGGGACTTACAATGGGACAAGCTGTAGCACTTTTGAAAGAAGAGCAGCTTGATAGCGATGAACTTGAAGCACTGCTTGAGGCCAGGGCTTTGAAGATGGTTAATTTCACATTGATGGATGTACGCGAGTATATGGAGTATCAAATGGAACATATCGTAGGAACCGATACCCTTGTACCCACATCACAGTTCTATGCAAAGATCGAAGAACACCATGACAAGAAACAAAAACCGGTCATCGTCTACTGTCACTCAGGCAGTAGAAGCTTTCAAGTCCAGCATGCCATGAAATCACTGGGGTTTGAACACGTCTGCAACCTTCGTTCTGGCATCATTGGCTATCATGGGGCAACACAAAGAGGTGAATAGTACTTTTGTACATGACAAGCTTCCAGTCTGATACACTACATGGGATGCATATTATTATTATCAAAAGACTAATGAAAAAAATATTGGGAAATGTTTAAAAAAGGGCGAGAGGCAAAAGCCTCTCAAAAGATAGATTTATTTTGCAAGTGCTGCTTTTGAAGCTTCAGCTACTTTTGTGAAAGCTTCTGGTGCGTTCATTGCCATATCAGCAAGAATTTTTCTGTCAAGCTCGATGTTTGCAACTTTAAGACCGTGCATGAATCTTGAGTAGTTCATGTCGTTAAGTCTAGCTGCTGCATTGATACGAACGATCCAGAGTCTTCTAAAGTCTCTTTTTTTCTGTCTTCTATCTCTGTAAGCATATACTAATGATCTTTCAAGCTGCTCTTTAGCTTTTCTAAAGTGCTTTCTTCTACCACTGTAGAATCCTCTAGCTTGTTTTAGTAGTTTTTTATGACGTCTGTGTCTTACAAAACCGTTTTTTACTCTCATTGTTTTTCCTTTACCTGAAACTTGTACCCTTCAAGGGTTTTAGTAGGTGTCAAACTTTTTATTGTTTGAACTTGCCTCTATTAAGAGGGAATACTACTTATTGGATCAACCTTAGTTGATCATCGCTTTGATTTTTTTAGCATCCGCTGGATCAACATGCTTAGGGCTTCTCATTGATCTGTGGTGTTTACCATCTACCTTAGTAAGGATGTGGCTTCTAAAAGCAGTTCCTCTTTTGATTTTACCGCTTTTTCTCACCTTGAAACGCTTTACAGCGCCTTTTACGCTCTTCATTTTAGGCATATGCTTACTCCCTTTTGAATTTT
This window harbors:
- a CDS encoding efflux RND transporter permease subunit → MIEKLIAASVKNRFLILMAVLFMIIGSVWSMKHTPLDALPDLSPPQVIVKVNWKGQSPEIIEDQGTYPLVSQFLAISDIKTVRGFSTYENALIYIIFKEGTDLYWARSRVLEQLASVQSKLPDTMEVSLGPDASGVGWAFEYALTSKTKTLEELRTLQDYYYKYGLMGVDGVSEVASIGGFVPTYQVTVNNDALAQYSLSIKDIARTLKENNNDTGGRIVIHNGYEWMVQAKGYLKDLEEIRNLVITTKGGVPLTLGDVGRVEKVPMARRGLADLNGEGEVVGGIVMVRYGEDVYSALERIKQKMQELKVEGVNVVTTYDRSELIGKAVDTLKSTLIEESIIVVVIIGLFLMHLRSSLITLIILPLTIGMTFLLMKLFGIGSNIMSLGGIAIAIGAMVDASIVMIENAHKAILKRQEELGSKLSHQERIATIVKAAQVVGRPIFFALALVVVSFLPIFALSGQEGLLFTPLAYTKTFAMTAGALLSVTLVPVLMIYMVRGKIIPESKNPLNRFFIWLYTPILTYGLKFKYIIIAVATLLIFFTFLLYQKLNWEFMPMLDEQSVMYMPVTPYGISVDQSKALTQKTDRILKSFPEVETVFGKGGRADTATDPAPLGMIETIITFKPKNEWREGMTTEKLIAQMDAALQVPGLINSWTYPIRGRIDMLLSGIRTPLGIKLYGKDDKGLQEISKQIETTLRSLNSTQSVIADQASAGYFIDIKINTEALKRYDIDKSLILEYVSTAIGGKQITTMYKDLERYPVALRFEEDERRNLDEIRNIQIKTPLGFVPLRTFVDVGYRESASVIKSEMATPVTFISITPKIGMSAVTYKEEAIKALEKIKLPDGYYIQWAGQSEYLESAMQKIIWIVPLVLLLILVLIYFALRALIPSLIVFFTLPFALLGGLIYIDMLQFNMSIAVIVGFLALLGVAAETAIVMIVYLKESVEQMRLKVGDRFDLKYLNDAIYEGAVQRVRPKLMTVFAILAGLLPIMYTHGVGSEVMQRIAAPMIGGMISSALLSLLLIPIFYEIYEKIQLKKTKKE
- the ilvD gene encoding dihydroxy-acid dehydratase: MRSDEIKLGFSRAPHRSLLRATGVKEEDFDKPFIGVANSFIEIIPGHFFLNKVAEVIKEEIRANGCVPFEFNTIGVDDGIAMGHDGMLYSLPSREIIANSVETVMNAHKLDAMIAIPNCDKIVPGMIMGALRVNVPTVFVSGGPMQKGHTKDGKPIDLASAFEAVGKHETGEISDEELYDIECNACPSGGSCSGMFTANSMNTLMEAMGIALPGNGTILALTPERTELYKKAARRICQIAKMEQAEREKFKIRNILNENAVRNAFAVDMAMGGSSNTVLHMLAIAKEAEVDFNLEDINTISKRVSHIAKISPSLSTVHMEDINKAGGVNAVMHEMKKRGDDILADNLCIGGETLYEKIQDAKILDTNIIHTIDNPYSAVGGLAILYGNLAEQGAVIKTAGITGDRVFTGTAVCFNSQDEAIKGIINGKVKAGNVVVIRYEGPKGGPGMQEMLSPTSLIMGMGLGDKVALITDGRFSGATRGASIGHVSPEAAEGGLIGLLEDGDEIFIDVDNYILEAKLTFEEIAERRDRFKPIVKPLTSKWLKQYRALVTNASSGAVLEAE
- a CDS encoding efflux RND transporter periplasmic adaptor subunit, with product MYRSLIILIMFTLTFSMQAEELKQTPEKTSEKPREQIQPTVSQLFNVTTVKVKKGSIAPKKTYYGYVVADDALMTDIVAWYSGFVEMLYTNQRYQRVNKGEALAKVYAPEVYKAKQDYLNSLRFGDKHPSPEMIKSARDKLELLGVDPKEIVSIEQTRRVDTMTTIYAPVSGWIVEKHINNGSAFKTMNTLFTIVDLEHVWVEMKLYQDDLENLKELNHFTIKIKGINNTFQAKKSLLYPMINPKESTATLRLTLQNPNDILMPGMYATISAAASQSTQLLIPRTAAIRKNGSWYAFLATEFKGEYEPVKIELKPLDDQYFIVTQGLDEGESIVNNALFMMDSDAQINSLY